The following are from one region of the Jeongeupia sp. USM3 genome:
- a CDS encoding S-methyl-5'-thioinosine phosphorylase, which yields MLAIIGGAGAASLTGLSVQQRLIVRTPYGEPSGPLIIGELAGRSVLFLARHGYGHTILPHRINYRANIWALAEQGATRVVALASVGGIKPSLRPGVLVLPDQLIDYTWGRQQTFFDGGDQAITHVDFTEPYDGAIRSELLRAAAQTRVPLVDGGVYACVQGPRLETAAEIRKIRRDGADMVGMTAMPEAVLAREMNLAYTTLAISVNWAAGVAKSRMEVSQLDAAVVLERRMPDLLAILLAIE from the coding sequence GGCCATCATCGGCGGCGCCGGAGCGGCGAGCCTGACGGGATTGAGCGTGCAGCAGCGGCTGATCGTGCGGACGCCGTACGGCGAGCCGTCCGGGCCGCTGATCATCGGCGAGCTGGCCGGCCGATCAGTCCTCTTCCTGGCTCGTCACGGCTACGGTCACACCATTCTGCCGCACCGGATCAACTACCGCGCCAACATCTGGGCGCTGGCCGAGCAGGGCGCGACCCGCGTCGTCGCGCTTGCATCGGTCGGCGGAATCAAGCCGTCGCTGCGCCCGGGCGTGCTGGTGCTGCCCGACCAGCTCATCGATTACACCTGGGGCCGGCAGCAGACATTTTTCGACGGCGGCGACCAGGCGATCACGCATGTCGACTTCACCGAACCCTACGATGGCGCAATCAGGAGCGAGCTGCTGCGGGCGGCCGCGCAGACCCGGGTGCCGCTGGTCGATGGCGGCGTCTACGCCTGCGTGCAGGGGCCGAGGCTGGAAACCGCAGCCGAGATCCGCAAGATCCGCCGCGACGGCGCCGACATGGTCGGCATGACGGCCATGCCCGAGGCGGTACTGGCGCGCGAAATGAATCTGGCGTACACAACACTGGCAATTTCAGTAAACTGGGCCGCCGGCGTGGCGAAAAGCCGCATGGAAGTATCGCAATTGGATGCCGCAGTCGTTCTCGAGCGGAGAATGCCCGATTTGCTTGCGATTTTGCTGGCGATTGAATGA